The DNA sequence GAGCGCACAGCCGAAGGTTTCTACAAAACACGTAAAGGCTTGGATCAAGCGATCTCACGTGGTTTGGCATACGCTGCTTACGCTGATATGGTTTGGTGCGAAACAGGTACACCTGATCTCGAGTTTGCTCGTCAGTTTGCAGAAGCAATTCGTGCGAAGTTCCCAGGCAAGATGTTGGCTTACAACTGTTCACCATCTTTCAACTGGAAGAAAAACTTGGATGACGCAACAATCGCTAAATTCCAACGTGAATTAGGTGCAATGGGTTACAAGTATCAATTCATTACATTGGCTGGTATCCACTCTATGTGGTACAACATGTTCGACTTGGCGCAAGACTACATGCAGCGCGGTATGACTGCATACATCGAGAAAGTACAAGAGCCAGAATTCGCTGCTCGTGATCGCGGATACACGTTCGTTTCACATCAGCAAGAAGTTGGTACAGGTTATTTCGATGATGTAACTACTGTAATCCAAGGTGGTAAGTCTTCTGTAACAGCATTGACTGGTTCTACTGAAGAAGAGCAGTTCCACTAAGAAATCCCTAAGTAGTACGTAGCAAGCAGTAACACACCAATACTGCCGCGGCATCTAAATTACCCCACAAGGGTGACTTAGATGCCGTTTTCGTTTACATTCTTCCCATGACTAATTGCGCACTCTGTAAAGACGAACTCAAGCCCGAAGAGGGGCAGCTCATTTGGCGCGGTGATGACTGTCGCATCATTCTCGTGAACGATCCTGATCTACCTGGTTTTTGCAGGGTGATTTGGAATCGCCATTTAGCGGAGATGACAGAGCTTACTTATGGTGAGCGCGACCATCTCATGACCTTAGTTTTTGCTGTTGAAGAGGCTGTACGTCATGTGATGCACCCTGATAAGGTCAATATTGCTGCTTTGGGCAATATGGTTCCCCATATTCATTGGCATGTTATTCCGCGATTCAAGGACGACGCCTTTTTCCCTGGCTCGGTTTGGTCAGGCAGGCTGAGGGAAACTTCGGAGGCTGTTATTGCTGAGCGTAGACGTCGAGCGACTGAGCTGCCGCAGGCAATTCGAGAAGAAATCTCTCAATTGAATTAGTATTTAGAGATCCCGGAGAGGGTTGAGTAGTAAAAAATAATAAAAATTGGAGACTTGAGTGATTCAAAAAATAATGCCCAATGTCACAGAGGCTCTGCGTGACATTGCTGATGGTTCAACCATACTAATATCGGGTTTCGGTGGCGCTGGATTGCCAGTATTTTTGCTAGATGCTTTGCTTGAGCAGGGCGCAAAAGAGTTAACTTTGGCGAGTAATAACGCCGGCAATCAAGGTGTGGGAATCGCAAAATTAGTTGCAGCTGGCAGGGTAAAGAAAATGATCTGCTCCTTTCCAAGGCAGCCAGAGTCTGGTGCATTCGACGATCTATATCGACAAGGAAAAATTGAGCTGGAGTTAGTTCCACAGGGCACCTTGGCCGAGCGCATCAGAGCTGGTGGGGCAGGCATCGGAGGCTTTTTTACTCCTACAGGATTTGGTACCGACTTAGCTAAAGGTAAAGAGTGTCGTGAAATTGATGGCACTAATTATGTTTTTGAGAAAGCAATTAAAGCAGACTATGCGCTGATCAAGGCTGATAAAGGTGACCGTTGGGGCAATCTGATATATCACGGTACCGGCCGAAACTTTGGCCCCATTATGGCTACTGCAGCGCGGTGCACCATTGCTCAAGTGAATCAAGTGGTTGAGTTGGGGCAATTAGATCCTGAGCATATTGTTACTCCTGGGATATTTGTAAAGCGAGTAGTTTTGGTTGGAGGCAAAGCATGATCAATTTATCTAACCTACAAAAGCGATCCACTGCTGACATTGCCAAACGAATTGTTCAAGACATTCCAGATGGCGCGCATGTGAATTTAGGAATTGGTCAACCTATGACCATTTCCAATTACTTGCCGCCTGATCGCGAGATTTTGTTGCACAGTGAAAACGGATTATTGGGAATGGGCCCCTTGGCTAAGGGTGATCAAATTGATGAGGAAATCGTAAACGCCGGCAAGCAACCTGTAACGATGTTGCCTGGCGCTTCTATTTTTAGCCACGCCGACTCTTTTGCCATGATTCGTGGCGGGCATATCGATATTTGCGTTCTAGGAGCGTTTCAGGTCTCCGTGAATGGGGATATTGCTAATTGGCGTACAGGCGATCCTAATGCGATTCCAGCTGTAGGTGGCGCAATGGATTTAGCATTAGGCGCAAAAAAACTATTCGTCATGATGGAGCATCTCACCAAATCTGGTGAATCGAAGCTTGTTGCGCAATGTACCTACCCTTTGACTGCATTGGCAGCGGTAGATTGCATCTACACTGATTTGGCGACTATTGCCGTAACTCAGGATGGTCTTGAAGCAATTGATTGGATCGAGGGGTTGAGCTTTGCAGATCTTTGTGAAATTAGTGGTGTACCCATGACGGAGCGTAAGAAATGAAGAAAATTACAACATCCTATTTGCTGGGTTTAATTTTATGGATATTCACCTGTACGCTGGCATTCGCTCAAGCGGCATCCAATTACCCCACAAAGCCTATTAAGATTGTTGTTGGCTTTTCTCCGGGTGGATCTGCTGATGCTGTAGGTCGCTCTTTGGCGGAAGCCTTTTCTACGAGATTAGGTCAGCCGGTAGTGGTTGAAAATCGTGCTGGTGCCAATGGCAATATTGCTGCAGAGACGGTTGCACGCGCAGCGCCAGATGGATATACCTTATATTTCCCATCGATCGGTCATGCAGTCAATGTTTCGCTTTACAAAAATCTGCCTTATGACCCTATCAAAGACTTTACTGCTATTGGTGGAGTATTCTCAGCTCCAAATATGTTGGTAGTGCCAATGAGTTCGCCTTATAAGTCTGTTGGTGAAATTATTGCAGCTGCTAAAGCAAATCCCGGCAAGCTGACTTTTGCATCTAGCGGTAGTGGCACTTCAGTACATTTATCGGCTGAGCTGTTTCAAAGAATGGCTGGAATTCAAATGGTGCACATTCCCTACAAAGGAACTGGCAGTGCTTTACCGGACGTGATTTCAGGCCAAGTCGACATGTTATTTCCAAACTTGCCTAGCGCATTGCCGCAGGTAAAGGCTGGCAATTTACGAGGCATTGCCATCACTACCGCCAAACCTTCATTGGCTGCACCAGGGGTGCCAACCATCGCTGAGAGTGGTCTGCCTGGATATGACATGGCAACTTGGTATGGCTTAGTAGCGCCCGCAAATCTTCCGATTGATATTCGTAATCGCCTTAATAAAGAATTACAAAGTATTTTGGCTGACCCTAAATTCAAAGATAAGTTGATAGCGCAAGGTGCTGATCCAATGCCTGGTACACCCGAGCAGTTTTCAGCCTTATTAAAAAGTGAGATTGAAAAGTGGCGAAAAATTATTACTCAATCAAAAATTTCAATTGAGTGAA is a window from the Polynucleobacter sp. MWH-Aus1W21 genome containing:
- a CDS encoding 3-oxoacid CoA-transferase subunit B, which codes for MINLSNLQKRSTADIAKRIVQDIPDGAHVNLGIGQPMTISNYLPPDREILLHSENGLLGMGPLAKGDQIDEEIVNAGKQPVTMLPGASIFSHADSFAMIRGGHIDICVLGAFQVSVNGDIANWRTGDPNAIPAVGGAMDLALGAKKLFVMMEHLTKSGESKLVAQCTYPLTALAAVDCIYTDLATIAVTQDGLEAIDWIEGLSFADLCEISGVPMTERKK
- a CDS encoding HIT family protein; the protein is MTNCALCKDELKPEEGQLIWRGDDCRIILVNDPDLPGFCRVIWNRHLAEMTELTYGERDHLMTLVFAVEEAVRHVMHPDKVNIAALGNMVPHIHWHVIPRFKDDAFFPGSVWSGRLRETSEAVIAERRRRATELPQAIREEISQLN
- a CDS encoding tripartite tricarboxylate transporter substrate binding protein — protein: MKKITTSYLLGLILWIFTCTLAFAQAASNYPTKPIKIVVGFSPGGSADAVGRSLAEAFSTRLGQPVVVENRAGANGNIAAETVARAAPDGYTLYFPSIGHAVNVSLYKNLPYDPIKDFTAIGGVFSAPNMLVVPMSSPYKSVGEIIAAAKANPGKLTFASSGSGTSVHLSAELFQRMAGIQMVHIPYKGTGSALPDVISGQVDMLFPNLPSALPQVKAGNLRGIAITTAKPSLAAPGVPTIAESGLPGYDMATWYGLVAPANLPIDIRNRLNKELQSILADPKFKDKLIAQGADPMPGTPEQFSALLKSEIEKWRKIITQSKISIE
- a CDS encoding 3-oxoacid CoA-transferase subunit A → MIQKIMPNVTEALRDIADGSTILISGFGGAGLPVFLLDALLEQGAKELTLASNNAGNQGVGIAKLVAAGRVKKMICSFPRQPESGAFDDLYRQGKIELELVPQGTLAERIRAGGAGIGGFFTPTGFGTDLAKGKECREIDGTNYVFEKAIKADYALIKADKGDRWGNLIYHGTGRNFGPIMATAARCTIAQVNQVVELGQLDPEHIVTPGIFVKRVVLVGGKA